From a region of the Cyclopterus lumpus isolate fCycLum1 chromosome 5, fCycLum1.pri, whole genome shotgun sequence genome:
- the acad9 gene encoding complex I assembly factor ACAD9, mitochondrial → MMNVNRFVVLSKSVQIGQRLLAHNAKYAGKEVARVQQRRSIKTHSRNLAYAKDLFLGQVNKAEVFPYPEIGNEELDEINQLVAPVEKFFSEEVDSAKIDREAKIPPETLNGLKELGLFGIMIPEEYGGLGLSNTVYARLAEITSLDGSIAVTLAAHQAIGLKGILIAGNEAQKQKYLPKLASGEHIAAFCLTEPGSGSDAASIQTRATLSEDGKHYLISGSKFWISNGEMADIMTVFARTEVVIDGVKKDKISTFIVERAFGGVTSGKPEDKLGIRGSNTCEVSFDNVPVPVENVIGEIGGGFKVAMNILNSGRFSMGSSSAGMIKKLIEMTAEYATTRKQFNKNLGEFGMIQEKFALMALNVFVMESMAYLTAGMMDRPGLPDCSLEAAMVKVFSSEGGWICVSEALQILGGLGYTKNYPYERYVRDCRILPIFEGTNEILRMYIALTGMQYAGKVLTGKIKEMKKGNIGMALGMIGKKLRTSLGSTVDLGLTGKDGVVHPSLAESAKKFEQNVDFFGSTVESLLYRYGKTIVDEQLILKRVADVLIHLYAMTAVLSRTSRSISIGLRNHDHEVLLANTFCSEAFFKNNYWMIQLQKHSPENNDANIKKIAREVLENRAYVCSHPLERTY, encoded by the exons ATGATGAATGTGAACAGGTTCGTCGTGTTGTCCAAATCCGTTCAAATCGGACAGCGGCTGCTCGCACATAATGCGAAATATGCCGGGAAAGAAGTGGCTCGTGTTCAGCAGCGAAGGTCCATTAAGACGCACTCAAGGAACCTCGCGTATGCCAAGGATTTGTTCCTCGGTCAGGTGAACAAG GCTGAGGTCTTTCCCTACCCAGAGATTGGAAATGAAGAATTGGACGAGATCAACCAGCTTGTTGCGCCCGTGGAAAAATTCTTCAGCGAGGAAG TCGACTCTGCGAAAATTGACAGGGAAGCCAAAATCCCTCCCGAGACGTTGAATGGGCTGAAGGAGCTCGGGCTGTTTGGAATCATGATTCCGGAGGAGTATG GGGGTCTCGGATTGTCCAACACCGTGTATGCACGACTGGCAGAGATCACCTCATTGGATGGCTCTATTGCTGTAACACTGGCTGCACATCAAGCCATTGGACTGAAG GGCATTCTGATAGCAGGAAATGAAGCCCAGAAGCAGAAGTATCTGCCCAAACTAGCCTCCGGAGAACACATCGCAGCGTTCTGTCTGACGGAGCCTGGAAG TGGAAGTGATGCCGCCTCCATTCAGACCCGGGCGACACTCTCGGAAGACGGCAAACATTACCTGATCAGTGGATCCAAG TTTTGGATTTCAAATGGTGAGATGGCAGATATCATGACCGTGTTCGCCAGGACGGAGGTGGTCATAGATGGCGTGAAGAAAGATAAGATCTCTACGTTTATCGTGGAGAGGGCTTTTGGGGGCGTCACCAGCGGCAAGCCTGAGGACAAACTGGGCATCCGGGGCTCCAACA CTTGTGAAGTGTCCTTTGACAACGTCCCAGTGCCAGTGGAGAACGTCATCGGGGAAATAGGTGGTGGGTTCAAG GTTGCTATGAACATCCTGAACTCGGGGAGGTTCAGTATGGGCAGTTCATCAGCTGGAATGATAAAGAAACtaattg AAATGACCGCTGAATATGCCACAACCAGAAAACAGTTCAACAAAAACCTGGGTGAATTCGGAATGATTCAG GAGAAGTTTGCATTGATGGCTCTtaatgtctttgtgatggagagCATGGCGTACCTGACAGCGGGGATGATGGACAGACCAGGGCTTCCAGACTGTTCTCTGGAGGCTGCCATGGTGAAG GTGTTCAGCTCAGAGGGAGGCTGGATTTGTGTCAGTGAAGCTCTGCAGATCCTGGGAGGTCTGGGTTACACCAAGAACTACCCCTACGAGCGCTACGTCAGAGACTGTCGCATCCTGCCCATCTTTGAG GGTACCAATGAAATCCTGAGGATGTACATCGCTCTCACTGGAATGCAGTACGCTGGCAAAGTCCTCACAGGAAAAATAAA GGAGATGAAGAAAGGAAACATAGGCATGGCTCTGGGCATGATCGGCAAGAAACTGAGGACCTCATTGGGAAGTACAGTGGACCTCGGCCTGACGGGGAAAGACGGAGTAGTGCATCCCAGCTTGGca GAAAGCGCAAAGAAGTTTGAACAGAATGTCGACTTTTTTGGTTCGACCGTGGAGAGCCTGCTCTACAGATATGGAAAG accatAGTGGATGAACAGCTCATCCTGAAGAGAGTAGCAGATGTGCTGATCCACCTCTATGCCATGACGGCCGTCCTGTCCAGAACCAGCCGCTCCATCAGCATCGGGCTTAGGAATCACGACCACGag GTGCTGCTCGCAAACACATTCTGCAGCGAAGCTTTCTTCAAGAACAATTACTGGATGATTCAGTTGCAAAAAC actCTCCCGAGAACAACGACGCCAACATCAAAAAGATCGCCAGGGAGGTCCTGGAGAACCGAGCCTACGTCTGCTCTCACCCCCTCGAGCGAACATACTGA